A genomic region of Candidatus Zixiibacteriota bacterium contains the following coding sequences:
- a CDS encoding type II secretion system GspH family protein, producing MRLKKQNGFTMMELVIVTVMIGLIAAMAVPDFIKSMQKLRWHGTGTDVLISLRPARSYANSQFDG from the coding sequence ATGCGACTGAAGAAGCAAAACGGATTTACGATGATGGAGCTGGTCATAGTGACAGTCATGATTGGATTAATTGCTGCGATGGCAGTACCGGATTTCATCAAATCGATGCAGAAACTCAGATGGCACGGCACCGGCACGGATGTTCTGATTTCACTCAGACCAGCAAGGTCATATGCAAATTCACAGTTTGATGGATAG